In Daucus carota subsp. sativus chromosome 4, DH1 v3.0, whole genome shotgun sequence, one DNA window encodes the following:
- the LOC108217714 gene encoding uncharacterized protein LOC108217714 has translation MSTQSETPLLCPTFSSYTRDGSVETATRVSNDYKSSIGEDENDDLFEFESGSPAVRKSAVYPVFNREALHNDIDKKIEKLDDSVLVVPLKTLFLEEERENRISTSSSDESDDEAAEPSCMWRRKGVGSSPSPSDCKKSRSTGSVLFKRFKICDLLRSSSDGKESYLFSAKIDKSSNKIDYRKSPGRVTGKVKAAPASSAHELFYVQNRSIKEGDKRKSFLPYRKDLVGFFSVLGRASRT, from the coding sequence ATGAGTACGCAGAGCGAAACTCCATTGCTGTGTCCTACATTCAGCAGCTACACTCGGGATGGATCGGTCGAGACCGCGACAAGAGTTAGCAACGATTATAAAAGCAGTATCGGAGAAGACGAAAACGACGATTTATTCGAGTTCGAATCCGGTTCTCCTGCCGTGCGGAAATCCGCGGTTTATCCGGTTTTTAATCGTGAAGCTCTTCATAACGACAtcgataaaaaaattgaaaagctTGACGATTCTGTCCTTGTGGTTCCGTTAAAAACTCTGTTTCTGGAAGAAGAGCGAGAAAATCGGATCTCCACGTCGTCGTCCGACGAGTCCGACGATGAGGCGGCGGAGCCTTCCTGCATGTGGCGGAGAAAAGGCGTGGGATCGTCACCGTCGCCGAGTGACTGTAAGAAGAGCCGATCGACCGGATCGGTTTTATTCAAGCGGTTCAAGATTTGCGATCTGCTCCGGAGCAGTAGCGACGGAAAAGAGTCTTATTTATTTTCAGCGAAGATCGATAAATCATCGAATAAGATCGATTATCGTAAATCACCGGGAAGAGTGACCGGAAAAGTGAAGGCGGCACCGGCGTCATCGGCGCACGAGTTATTTTATGTTCAGAACAGATCGATAAAGGAAGGCGATAAGAGAAAATCTTTTTTGCCTTACAGGAAAGATCTCGTTGGATTTTTCTCGGTGCTGGGAAGAGCTTCTAGAACTTGA
- the LOC108218519 gene encoding uncharacterized protein LOC108218519 isoform X1, with product MEYERIQNFSFTQTSLISPTKLRMKPMGHQRKIDDSDIKSARTHPQLQDIEFVENSLLASNVDYDEQVCNTGNASLHSSLSGIVSNGTQGDQSSFWLKEFTSGTPYR from the exons ATGGAGTATGAGAGAATTCAGAACTTCAG TTTTACGCAGACTAGCCTTATTTCTCCAACTAAATTGAGGATGAAGCCTATGGGTCACCAGAGGAAAATAGATGATTCTGATATTAAATCAGCTCGTACACATCCTCAGCTTCAGGATATCGAGTTCGTTGAGAACAGCTTATTAGCTTCTAATGTTGATTATGATGAGCAAG TGTGTAATACAGGGAATGCATCACTGCATTCCAGCTTGAGCGGCATTGTATCAAATGGTACTCAAGGGGATCAGAGTTCTTTTTGGTTAAAGGAATTTACGTCAGGAACTCCATATCGTTGA
- the LOC108218519 gene encoding uncharacterized protein LOC108218519 isoform X2 encodes MEYERIQNFSLISPTKLRMKPMGHQRKIDDSDIKSARTHPQLQDIEFVENSLLASNVDYDEQVCNTGNASLHSSLSGIVSNGTQGDQSSFWLKEFTSGTPYR; translated from the exons ATGGAGTATGAGAGAATTCAGAACTTCAG CCTTATTTCTCCAACTAAATTGAGGATGAAGCCTATGGGTCACCAGAGGAAAATAGATGATTCTGATATTAAATCAGCTCGTACACATCCTCAGCTTCAGGATATCGAGTTCGTTGAGAACAGCTTATTAGCTTCTAATGTTGATTATGATGAGCAAG TGTGTAATACAGGGAATGCATCACTGCATTCCAGCTTGAGCGGCATTGTATCAAATGGTACTCAAGGGGATCAGAGTTCTTTTTGGTTAAAGGAATTTACGTCAGGAACTCCATATCGTTGA
- the LOC108218518 gene encoding phosphoglucan phosphatase LSF1, chloroplastic isoform X2, whose product MSSLTLPNSYTTFQQSPQHLSKKTVYDCAIWGRDLCLRNGGSVSPGCVRNKGYFRVHAMSTSSSSSSALKMNLNEYMVTLEKPLGIRFALSVDGSVFVHSLKKGGNAEKSRIIMVGDTVKKASESSGGKLIEIKDFGDAGNLTKEKSGSCSLVLERPFSPFPIHHLHPLNDLDLLFNKGHVPVTTWNKKIMASNLRASADTSGNSGFVVFNSKFLNSKGWNCLNAETGQAQSKLQNSTHVEPISQLVTMFSDEESGDIEWAHGNFPLEEYIEALDRSKGDLYYNHSLGMRYSKITEQIYVGSCIQNENDVETLSGVVGVTAVLNFQSVTEAQNWGINSKLINESCQQSNILMINYPIREVNSFDMRKKLPFCVGLLLRLLKKNHRVYVTCTTGFDRSPACVIAYLHWMTDTSLHAAYSFVTGLHTCRPDRPAIAWATWDLIAMVEDGKHDGPPTHAVTFVWIGHEVIMMTCVSRLTRL is encoded by the exons ATGTCTTCTCTTACACTCCCCAATTCCTACACAACTTTCCAACAATCACCACaacatttatcaaaaaagaCAGTGTATGATTGTGCAATATGGGGAAGGGATTTGTGTTTGAGAAATGGAGGTTCAGTTTCACCTGGGTGTGTGAGAAACAAGGGTTACTTTAGGGTTCATGCCATGAGCACCTCTTCGTCTTCTTCTTCAGCGTTGAAGATGAATTTGAATGAGTATATGGTGACGCTTGAGAAGCCGCTTGGTATTAGGTTTGCTCTTTCTGTTGATGGCAGTGTTTTTGTTCATTCTCTTAAAAAGGGG GGTAATGCAGAGAAGTCGAGAATAATTATGGTAGGTGATACTGTGAAGAAAGCAAGCGAATCAAGTGGTGGAAAATTGATTGAGATTAAAGACTTCGGTGATGCAGG GAATCTAACAAAAGAGAAATCTGGATCTTGTAGTCTTGTCCTCGAGAGACCCTTTTCCCCTTTTCCGATCCACCACTTGCATCCACTGAATGATCTTGATCTATTATTCAATAAAGGCCATGTTCCAGTTACAACTTGGAACAAAAAAATAATGGCATCAAACTTGAGAGCATCTGCAGACACTTCTGGAAATTCTGGGTTTGTCGTTTTCAACTCAAAGTTCTTGAATTCCAAAGGATGGAATTGTTTGAATGCTGAAACTGGACAGGCTCAGTCAAAATTACAGAATAGCACCCATGTTGAACCAATAAGTCAACTTGTAACTATGTTCTCTGATGAGGAATCTGGAGACATTGAGTGGGCACATGGGAACTTCCCATTGGAAGAATACATTGAGGCATTGGATCGTTCGAAGGGAGACCTATATTACAATCATTCTCTTGGTATGCGCTATAGTAAG ATCACAGAGCAGATATATGTTGGGTCATGCATACAAAATGAGAATGATGTTGAAACTTTGTCAGGAGTTGTG GGAGTTACAGCTGTGCTAAATTTCCAGAGTGTCACTGAAGCACAGAATTGGGGAATTAATTCAAAATTGATCAATGAATCATGTCAACAGTCTAATATACTTATGATCAACTATCCGATAAG GGAGGTAAATTCATTTGACATGAGAAAGAAGCTGCCATTTTGTGTGGGTCTTCTTTTACGTTTACTGAAGAAGAATCATCGTGTGTATGTGACTTGCACTACTGGTTTTGATCGCTCTCCAGCCTGCGTAATCGCGTACCTTCACTGGATGACGGATACCTCTCTTCATGCAGCATATAGTTTTGTTACTGGGTTACATACATGCAGACCTGATAG ACCAGCGATTGCCTGGGCAACTTGGGATCTTATTGCAATGGTGGAAGACGGGAAACATGATGGACCTCCAACCCATGCTGTAACCTTTGTGTGGATTGGACACGAG GTGATCATGATGACTTGTGTTTCCAGATTGACAAGGCTATGA
- the LOC108218518 gene encoding phosphoglucan phosphatase LSF1, chloroplastic isoform X1, with product MSSLTLPNSYTTFQQSPQHLSKKTVYDCAIWGRDLCLRNGGSVSPGCVRNKGYFRVHAMSTSSSSSSALKMNLNEYMVTLEKPLGIRFALSVDGSVFVHSLKKGGNAEKSRIIMVGDTVKKASESSGGKLIEIKDFGDAGNLTKEKSGSCSLVLERPFSPFPIHHLHPLNDLDLLFNKGHVPVTTWNKKIMASNLRASADTSGNSGFVVFNSKFLNSKGWNCLNAETGQAQSKLQNSTHVEPISQLVTMFSDEESGDIEWAHGNFPLEEYIEALDRSKGDLYYNHSLGMRYSKITEQIYVGSCIQNENDVETLSGVVGVTAVLNFQSVTEAQNWGINSKLINESCQQSNILMINYPIREVNSFDMRKKLPFCVGLLLRLLKKNHRVYVTCTTGFDRSPACVIAYLHWMTDTSLHAAYSFVTGLHTCRPDRPAIAWATWDLIAMVEDGKHDGPPTHAVTFVWIGHEGEDVSLVGDFTGNWKEPIKAIHKGGPRFEAEVRLSQGMYYYKFIIGGQWRHSTASPTERDERGNLNNIIVVGDIASVRPTSRQEKKDANVVKVIERTLTENERFMLAKAARCVAFSVCPIKLAPK from the exons ATGTCTTCTCTTACACTCCCCAATTCCTACACAACTTTCCAACAATCACCACaacatttatcaaaaaagaCAGTGTATGATTGTGCAATATGGGGAAGGGATTTGTGTTTGAGAAATGGAGGTTCAGTTTCACCTGGGTGTGTGAGAAACAAGGGTTACTTTAGGGTTCATGCCATGAGCACCTCTTCGTCTTCTTCTTCAGCGTTGAAGATGAATTTGAATGAGTATATGGTGACGCTTGAGAAGCCGCTTGGTATTAGGTTTGCTCTTTCTGTTGATGGCAGTGTTTTTGTTCATTCTCTTAAAAAGGGG GGTAATGCAGAGAAGTCGAGAATAATTATGGTAGGTGATACTGTGAAGAAAGCAAGCGAATCAAGTGGTGGAAAATTGATTGAGATTAAAGACTTCGGTGATGCAGG GAATCTAACAAAAGAGAAATCTGGATCTTGTAGTCTTGTCCTCGAGAGACCCTTTTCCCCTTTTCCGATCCACCACTTGCATCCACTGAATGATCTTGATCTATTATTCAATAAAGGCCATGTTCCAGTTACAACTTGGAACAAAAAAATAATGGCATCAAACTTGAGAGCATCTGCAGACACTTCTGGAAATTCTGGGTTTGTCGTTTTCAACTCAAAGTTCTTGAATTCCAAAGGATGGAATTGTTTGAATGCTGAAACTGGACAGGCTCAGTCAAAATTACAGAATAGCACCCATGTTGAACCAATAAGTCAACTTGTAACTATGTTCTCTGATGAGGAATCTGGAGACATTGAGTGGGCACATGGGAACTTCCCATTGGAAGAATACATTGAGGCATTGGATCGTTCGAAGGGAGACCTATATTACAATCATTCTCTTGGTATGCGCTATAGTAAG ATCACAGAGCAGATATATGTTGGGTCATGCATACAAAATGAGAATGATGTTGAAACTTTGTCAGGAGTTGTG GGAGTTACAGCTGTGCTAAATTTCCAGAGTGTCACTGAAGCACAGAATTGGGGAATTAATTCAAAATTGATCAATGAATCATGTCAACAGTCTAATATACTTATGATCAACTATCCGATAAG GGAGGTAAATTCATTTGACATGAGAAAGAAGCTGCCATTTTGTGTGGGTCTTCTTTTACGTTTACTGAAGAAGAATCATCGTGTGTATGTGACTTGCACTACTGGTTTTGATCGCTCTCCAGCCTGCGTAATCGCGTACCTTCACTGGATGACGGATACCTCTCTTCATGCAGCATATAGTTTTGTTACTGGGTTACATACATGCAGACCTGATAG ACCAGCGATTGCCTGGGCAACTTGGGATCTTATTGCAATGGTGGAAGACGGGAAACATGATGGACCTCCAACCCATGCTGTAACCTTTGTGTGGATTGGACACGAG GGGGAAGATGTATCCTTGGTTGGTGATTTTACTGGAAATTGGAAGGAGCCAATCAAAGCAATACACAAAGGTGGCCCAAGATTTGAAGCTGAAGTCAGACTTTCACAGGGGAT GTACTACTATAAGTTCATAATTGGTGGGCAGTGGAGACATTCCACAGCCTCACCTACTGAAAGAGATGAGCGAGGAAATCTGAACAATATAATAGTAGTTGGTGATATTGCCAGTGTAAGACCAACTTCTCGACAGGAAAAGAAG GATGCAAATGTTGTGAAAGTGATTGAAAGGACGCTGACGGAGAACGAGCGCTTTATGCTGGCAAAAGCAGCTCGATGTGTTGCATTTTCAGTTTGTCCAATCAAGCTAGCCCCAAAGTGA
- the LOC108218518 gene encoding phosphoglucan phosphatase LSF1, chloroplastic isoform X3, giving the protein MQGIMLIFESSWNLTKEKSGSCSLVLERPFSPFPIHHLHPLNDLDLLFNKGHVPVTTWNKKIMASNLRASADTSGNSGFVVFNSKFLNSKGWNCLNAETGQAQSKLQNSTHVEPISQLVTMFSDEESGDIEWAHGNFPLEEYIEALDRSKGDLYYNHSLGMRYSKITEQIYVGSCIQNENDVETLSGVVGVTAVLNFQSVTEAQNWGINSKLINESCQQSNILMINYPIREVNSFDMRKKLPFCVGLLLRLLKKNHRVYVTCTTGFDRSPACVIAYLHWMTDTSLHAAYSFVTGLHTCRPDRPAIAWATWDLIAMVEDGKHDGPPTHAVTFVWIGHEGEDVSLVGDFTGNWKEPIKAIHKGGPRFEAEVRLSQGMYYYKFIIGGQWRHSTASPTERDERGNLNNIIVVGDIASVRPTSRQEKKDANVVKVIERTLTENERFMLAKAARCVAFSVCPIKLAPK; this is encoded by the exons ATGCAGGGTATTATGTTAATATTTGAATCATCTTG GAATCTAACAAAAGAGAAATCTGGATCTTGTAGTCTTGTCCTCGAGAGACCCTTTTCCCCTTTTCCGATCCACCACTTGCATCCACTGAATGATCTTGATCTATTATTCAATAAAGGCCATGTTCCAGTTACAACTTGGAACAAAAAAATAATGGCATCAAACTTGAGAGCATCTGCAGACACTTCTGGAAATTCTGGGTTTGTCGTTTTCAACTCAAAGTTCTTGAATTCCAAAGGATGGAATTGTTTGAATGCTGAAACTGGACAGGCTCAGTCAAAATTACAGAATAGCACCCATGTTGAACCAATAAGTCAACTTGTAACTATGTTCTCTGATGAGGAATCTGGAGACATTGAGTGGGCACATGGGAACTTCCCATTGGAAGAATACATTGAGGCATTGGATCGTTCGAAGGGAGACCTATATTACAATCATTCTCTTGGTATGCGCTATAGTAAG ATCACAGAGCAGATATATGTTGGGTCATGCATACAAAATGAGAATGATGTTGAAACTTTGTCAGGAGTTGTG GGAGTTACAGCTGTGCTAAATTTCCAGAGTGTCACTGAAGCACAGAATTGGGGAATTAATTCAAAATTGATCAATGAATCATGTCAACAGTCTAATATACTTATGATCAACTATCCGATAAG GGAGGTAAATTCATTTGACATGAGAAAGAAGCTGCCATTTTGTGTGGGTCTTCTTTTACGTTTACTGAAGAAGAATCATCGTGTGTATGTGACTTGCACTACTGGTTTTGATCGCTCTCCAGCCTGCGTAATCGCGTACCTTCACTGGATGACGGATACCTCTCTTCATGCAGCATATAGTTTTGTTACTGGGTTACATACATGCAGACCTGATAG ACCAGCGATTGCCTGGGCAACTTGGGATCTTATTGCAATGGTGGAAGACGGGAAACATGATGGACCTCCAACCCATGCTGTAACCTTTGTGTGGATTGGACACGAG GGGGAAGATGTATCCTTGGTTGGTGATTTTACTGGAAATTGGAAGGAGCCAATCAAAGCAATACACAAAGGTGGCCCAAGATTTGAAGCTGAAGTCAGACTTTCACAGGGGAT GTACTACTATAAGTTCATAATTGGTGGGCAGTGGAGACATTCCACAGCCTCACCTACTGAAAGAGATGAGCGAGGAAATCTGAACAATATAATAGTAGTTGGTGATATTGCCAGTGTAAGACCAACTTCTCGACAGGAAAAGAAG GATGCAAATGTTGTGAAAGTGATTGAAAGGACGCTGACGGAGAACGAGCGCTTTATGCTGGCAAAAGCAGCTCGATGTGTTGCATTTTCAGTTTGTCCAATCAAGCTAGCCCCAAAGTGA